One Pichia kudriavzevii chromosome 3, complete sequence genomic window carries:
- a CDS encoding uncharacterized protein (PKUD0C03260; similar to Saccharomyces cerevisiae YFL005W (SEC4); ancestral locus Anc_8.70) has translation MSAGKKGFDKSMKMLMVGDSGVGKSCLLLRFVDDKFNPSFITTIGIDFKIKTIDLDGTKVKLQIWDTAGQERFRTITTAYYRGAMGIIIVYDVCDQNSYDRVETWYKTVQQHAKEDAQVIVVGNKCDDEESRAISTQQGEQLAESLGVPFIEASAKTGLNVSDVFYTLARRILAESKGQDEPAEGESSIDVSKGSNTSNNSGCC, from the coding sequence ATGAGTGCAGGTAAGAAAGGGTTTGACAAGTCtatgaagatgttgatggtgGGAGATTCCGGTGTTGGTAAATCGTGTCTCCTACTTAGATTTGTAGATGATAAATTTAACCCATCTTTCATCACAACAAttggtattgatttcaagataAAGACCATCGATCTCGACGGTACTAAGGTGAAGCTACAAATCTGGGACACTGCTGGCCAAGAGAGATTCCGTACTATTACTACTGCCTATTACAGAGGTGCCATGGGTATCATTATTGTTTACGATGTCTGTGATCAAAACTCTTATGATCGTGTCGAAACCTGGTACAAAACGGTGCAGCAGCATGCAAAGGAGGATGCCCAGGTTATCGTAGTGGGCAACAAATGTGACGATGAGGAAAGCAGGGCTATCTCTACACAACAGGGAGAGCAGTTGGCAGAATCCTTAGGCGTTCCATTTATTGAAGCCAGTGCAAAGACGGGTCTTAATGTTAGTGATGTTTTCTACACTTTAGCAAGACGCATTCTAGCCGAAAGTAAGGGCCAAGATGAACCTGCAGAGGGTGAATCTTCTATTGATGTGAGTAAAGGTTCCAACACTTCAAACAATTCTGGATGTTGCTAA